One segment of Leptospirillum ferrooxidans C2-3 DNA contains the following:
- a CDS encoding DUF6941 family protein, translating into MFINEVCTLMCDDIRIENTNKLILIGLYTPNPANPIPIIGVRGLPLSIPSLTFFQLLDTDLTETRTFQARIEHLDTGRMAAPVLNGQIQFAPGRVPNLIKFTGISITKEGQYSMVLDISDHPVKFTSSFDVKLF; encoded by the coding sequence ATGTTTATCAACGAAGTCTGTACCCTCATGTGCGATGACATCCGCATCGAAAACACCAACAAACTCATACTGATTGGTCTTTATACCCCGAATCCGGCAAACCCGATTCCGATCATCGGAGTCAGAGGACTTCCTCTTTCCATTCCTTCCCTGACATTTTTTCAGCTTCTCGATACAGATCTTACCGAGACCCGAACGTTTCAGGCCAGAATTGAGCATCTGGATACAGGAAGAATGGCAGCTCCCGTCCTGAACGGCCAGATCCAGTTTGCCCCGGGACGTGTTCCAAACCTAATCAAGTTTACCGGAATTTCCATTACAAAAGAAGGACAATACAGCATGGTCCTGGATATTTCCGATCATCCGGTCAAATTCACGAGCTCGTTCGATGTCAAGCTTTTTTAA